From the genome of Gemmatimonadaceae bacterium:
GGTGTTGCCGACGCCACACGTTCGCTGCTGCATGAGCGTTCGAGCGGCGCGCTCGGTGCGGCGCGCCCATGACCATCGCCTTTGATCTGGACCGGTTGGATTTCACCAAGAGCGGCGGCCTGGTGACCATCGTATCCCAGGATGCGGACACAGGCGTTGTGCTGATGGTGGCGCACGCAGATCGCCAGGCTCTGGAGCGCACAATCGCCTCCGGCCAGATGCACTACACCTCGCGCACGCGTGGACTGTGGCACAAGGGTGGGACCAGCGGCCACGTGCAATGGGTCGTGTCGCTCACTGCCGATTGTGATCACGACGCCGTGCTGGCCCGCGTGCGTCCCGCCGGACCCGCTTGCCATGAAGGAACCGTCTCCTGTTTCCGCGACGACGCGCTCAAGGCCGATGCGCTCTCGGTGCTCGATCGCACGCTCGCCGCGCGGGCGGCCTCCCTGGCCGCGGCACCCGACAATGTCGGCGCGAGTTACACCAGCAGGCTGTTGACCGACCGCAACCTCCGCCTCA
Proteins encoded in this window:
- a CDS encoding bifunctional phosphoribosyl-AMP cyclohydrolase/phosphoribosyl-ATP diphosphatase HisIE produces the protein MTIAFDLDRLDFTKSGGLVTIVSQDADTGVVLMVAHADRQALERTIASGQMHYTSRTRGLWHKGGTSGHVQWVVSLTADCDHDAVLARVRPAGPACHEGTVSCFRDDALKADALSVLDRTLAARAASLAAAPDNVGASYTSRLLTDRNLRLKKLGEEAVELAVACVDGDSARGAEEAADLIYHTLVAVRALGVSLDDVRRVLAQRAGAPHR